The nucleotide sequence GGCGCTATGATGGACGTCGAGCTCGTCAATGACGGCCCGGTGACGATATTAGTGGAATCATAAGAAGAAAATCGGTACAGGGGAGTGTTTCCTGTACCGTTTTTTAGTTGCGGAAGAGTGGAGAATTGCCTTAGCAAGGATTTTACAAAAAAACAGCCCGGGAGATTTTCTTCTCCCAGGCTGTTTTCGATTAGTTTTCCAATTGTGCATCAAAATAGTTGACGATGCCGGTGTACAGACCGAGTGCCGCTTGTTCCTGGAACTTCGACGCCGTCACAATGCGTTCGTCGTTGAAATTGCTCAAATAGCCGAGTTCAATCAGGACGGCCGGCTGCTTGTTTTCGCGCAGCACGAGGTAATTCCCTGCCTGGACGCCGCGGTTGCGAAGCTCGATTTTGCCGGCTAAGCCCGAATTGATGGCTGCAGCGAGCGGCTCCTGGAATTCATGCAGATAATAAGACGTAAATCCGGAAACGCTGCTGTCATCCGTCGCGTCGTAGTGAAGGCTGATAAAGGCATCCGCTCCGACTTGATGAGCCGCAGATACGCGCTTGCGCAAGTCGACGTACGTATCAGATTGGCGCGTCAGCACCACGTCCGCTCCAGCAGAGCGCAAATGATGCGACAGTGTCTCAGCCGTCTGCAGCGTCAAATCTTTTTCCAGAGTTTTGCGTGCGCCGACTGTACCGCCGTCATTGCCGCCGTGGCCGGGATCGAGCATAATCGTCAAGCCGTCAAGCGTGCCTTTCTTGCGGTCGGGTTTCTCTTTTTCTTCTTCCGTTGCGTCCGCTTCGCCGCTTGTTACGACCCAAGTCGCGACATAAGCCACAGTGCCGTCCGGCAACGAAACTTTGTACCAGTCGCCGCTTTGTTCGGCAACTTGCAGTTTATCGCCGGCATCTGCACGGCTTACCACGCTTGAAGAAGTGGAAGGCTCGGAGCGGAGGTTGGTGCCGTTTGTAATGACGGTCACGCTTTTAGCATCTGACTTTGCCGTTTCTTCGACAGCACTTGCAGACTCATCGGACAAATGGCCGTGGAAGGCATAAACCCATCCGGTTTTCTTTTCGGAAAGCTGGATTTCGACCCAATTATCTTTGGTTGATTTGACCGGGAACACTTCGCCTTTATTGACACTCTTCTGAACTTTCGAGCTGAGATCCGGTTTTTTGCGGACATTCAGAACATCCACTGCAATTTCAAAAGAAGCGGCTTCAGCAGTTGCCGGTGCCGGCTTTTCCGCTGTCTGTTGGGACGTGCTTATGTATTGTTTTGACACAAATCCACGTGTGTTCTGAAAATCCACTTCTACCCAGTCGCCAGCTTCACTGATGATTGTTGCCTGGACGCCGGCATTCATTTGCGCGAGCACAGAAGCGGAGATGTCTGGCTGCGCACGGACGTTCAGACGGTCGACGCTTGCAACAGCAGTGACGCCGGAAACTTCCGCAGTTTCGGATGCCGTTCCAGACGTCAGCCAGGAAGCGATCCATCCTTGTTCGCCGCCGATTTCGATTTCGAGCCAGTCGCCGCTTTGTGACAGCGTTTTCACCGTGTCGCCTTTGGCAAATTCGCCGATCACGCCGTAAGAAAGGCCGGGGCCAGTGCGCACATTGACGGTTTCGCCGGTAATCTCCACATCGCCTCCTGCAGCAAATGCGGGATCAGCCGCGGGGGCCGGAGAAATTCCGGAAAACATGAATATGAATAAAATAATGGCAATAAACCACTTGCGGTTCATCTAGCACCTCCTAAAATATACACCTCTTAGTATTATGAAAAAAAAACGGCCATTTGTCAAAAAAGGTTGACAAGGTTTGGGGCAGTCCTTAAGATTAAGATTATTATACTTATATACATTTGCCGATGACGAAGAAAGTAATTGCAAGATTGGCTGAAAAGAGAGGGGAAGTCCTGGGCTGTAAACTTTCCTGCAGGGATCTGTAATGAAAAACACTTTAGAGGCTTTTTTCTGAAAGGCGCCGCAAGCGCTTATTAGGAAGGAACGGAACCGGCCGTTACCCGGAATGAGAGGGTGCCGTCTTTTTGGCATCAACTAGGGTGGAACCGCGGAAGCTGATATTAAAAGCTCTCGTCCCTTGCGCAAGCAAGGGGCGGGGGCTTTTTTGTATGGAAAAATGGAGGAGTGGAAAAAATGGGCAATAATATTCAAGCACCGCGTGGCACATACGACGTGCTGCCGGACCAGTCTGCCAAATGGCAGGAAATCGAAGCGAAAATCATTGAACTGTGCAACCTTTACCAATACAAGGAAATCCGCACACCGATTTTCGAGCACACGGAATTGTTCCAGCGCGGCGTCGGCGATACGACGGATATCGTGACAAAAGAAATGTACACATTCCAGGACCGCGGCGACCGCAGTTTGACGCTCCGCCCGGAAGGCACCGCATCTGTCGTGCGTTCATTCGTGGAAAATAAATTATTTGGCTTGCCGGACCAGCCGGTGAAATTGTTCTACACGGGTCCGATGTTCCGCTACGAACGCCCGCAGGCAGGCCGCATGCGCCAATTCGTGCAATTCGGCGTGGAAGCGATTGGCTCCAAAGATCCGGCGATTGACGCTGAAGTCATTTCACTGGCGATGGAACTTTACCGTTCCGTCGGGTTGAAGCGACTGCGCCTCGTATTGAATTCGCTTGGCGATACGGAAAGCCGCATCGCACACAGAGAAGCTTTAGTAAAACATTTTGAACCGCGCATCAACGAATTTTGCAGCGATTGCCAGACGCGCCTTGAGAAAAACCCGCTCCGCATTCTTGATTGCAAAGTGGACCGCGACCACCCATTGATGGCGACTGCGCCGTCTTTGGCTGATTACTTGAACGAGGAATCACAGGCTTATTTTGACCAAGTGAAAATGTATTTGGACGAACTTGGCATTGAGTATGTCATCGATCCGAACTTGGTACGTGGCCTGGATTATTACAACCACACCGCATTTGAAATCATGAGCGATGCGGAAGGCTTCGGCGCCATTACGACGCTTTGCGGCGGCGGCCGCTACAACGGCCTTGTCGAGGATCTCGGCGGACCGGAATCGCCGGGCATCGGCTTTGCGATGAGCATCGAGCGCCTGCTTCTGGCGCTGGAAATGGAAAAGGTGGAAATCGGCCAGTCGCAGAACCTGGAAGTGTACGTGATCGCCATGGACGAAGCATCGAAGAAAAAAGCATTTGGCATCATCAGAGAGCTTCGCTCGAACGGCATTTCAGCCGATATGGATTACACGGGCCGGAAATTGAAAGCCCAGATGAAATCGGCTGACCGCAAAGGCGCGGGCTACGTCATCGTCATGGGCGAGACGGAAATGGCAAGCGGGCAGGTAGCGTTGAAAGAAATGGCGACAGGCGAACAGCAGACCGTTGCATTCGCAGAAATTGCCGGAACGATTACGAAAAAGAAATCATTGGAGGAATAGATATGTCGAGATCGCATTATAGTGGAGAAGTCAACGAAGCAGTTATCGGGCAACCCGTATCATTAAAGGGATGGGTGCAAAAACGCCGCGACCTTGGCGGATTGATTTTTGTGGATGTCCGCGACCGCAGCGGCATCGTCCAAGTGGTTTTCAACCCGGAAATTTCGGAAGAAGCGACGAAAGTCGGAGAAACCTTGCGCAATGAATTTGTTGTGCATATCGAAGGACTGGTTGTGGCGAGAGCAGAAGGCCAGATCAACCCGAATATGAAAACCGGAAAAGTCGAAGTGCAGGTAACAAACGCCAGCATCATCAATGCGGCGAAAAACCCGCCGTTTGCGATTGAAGACAATACCGACGTCAATGAAGACTTGCGCTTGAAATACCGCTACTTGGATTTGCGCCGTCCGGCGATGTACGAAACTTTTAAAATGCGTTCGGATATTACGAAATCGATCCGCCGTTTCCTGGATGAAGAAGG is from Planococcus liqunii and encodes:
- a CDS encoding SH3 domain-containing protein encodes the protein MNRKWFIAIILFIFMFSGISPAPAADPAFAAGGDVEITGETVNVRTGPGLSYGVIGEFAKGDTVKTLSQSGDWLEIEIGGEQGWIASWLTSGTASETAEVSGVTAVASVDRLNVRAQPDISASVLAQMNAGVQATIISEAGDWVEVDFQNTRGFVSKQYISTSQQTAEKPAPATAEAASFEIAVDVLNVRKKPDLSSKVQKSVNKGEVFPVKSTKDNWVEIQLSEKKTGWVYAFHGHLSDESASAVEETAKSDAKSVTVITNGTNLRSEPSTSSSVVSRADAGDKLQVAEQSGDWYKVSLPDGTVAYVATWVVTSGEADATEEEKEKPDRKKGTLDGLTIMLDPGHGGNDGGTVGARKTLEKDLTLQTAETLSHHLRSAGADVVLTRQSDTYVDLRKRVSAAHQVGADAFISLHYDATDDSSVSGFTSYYLHEFQEPLAAAINSGLAGKIELRNRGVQAGNYLVLRENKQPAVLIELGYLSNFNDERIVTASKFQEQAALGLYTGIVNYFDAQLEN
- the hisS gene encoding histidine--tRNA ligase yields the protein MGNNIQAPRGTYDVLPDQSAKWQEIEAKIIELCNLYQYKEIRTPIFEHTELFQRGVGDTTDIVTKEMYTFQDRGDRSLTLRPEGTASVVRSFVENKLFGLPDQPVKLFYTGPMFRYERPQAGRMRQFVQFGVEAIGSKDPAIDAEVISLAMELYRSVGLKRLRLVLNSLGDTESRIAHREALVKHFEPRINEFCSDCQTRLEKNPLRILDCKVDRDHPLMATAPSLADYLNEESQAYFDQVKMYLDELGIEYVIDPNLVRGLDYYNHTAFEIMSDAEGFGAITTLCGGGRYNGLVEDLGGPESPGIGFAMSIERLLLALEMEKVEIGQSQNLEVYVIAMDEASKKKAFGIIRELRSNGISADMDYTGRKLKAQMKSADRKGAGYVIVMGETEMASGQVALKEMATGEQQTVAFAEIAGTITKKKSLEE